The following is a genomic window from Bosea sp. RAC05.
TCTTCACCACCTCGTCGCTGGGCAGGTACTTGGCGCCGTCGGCATAGCGCCAGTCGACCATCGTGCCCTTGCCGTCCTTCAGCGCGGTCTTGCCGACGAAGGCCCCGAGCGTCGACTGATGGTCGATGGCGCGGTACTCGGCCGCCCCGAAAGCGGAGGGGAACTTCAGCCCTTTGAGGGCGTCGACGAGCTTCTCGGTGTCGGTCGAGCCCGCCTTGGTCAGGGCGGCGGCGATCGAGTTCATCGTGTCGAAGCCGACCACCGAGCCGAGCCGCGGATAATCGTTGAACTTCTTGACGTAAGCCTCGCGGAACTTGAGGTGTTCCGGCGTCTTGATGTCGGCCTGCGGATAACCGGTGACGATCCAGCCGACGGGCGCCTCGGCGCCGAGCGGATCGAGATATTCCGGCTCGCCGGTCAGCATCGAGACCACGGTGCGGCCCTCGAACAGGCCGCGGGTGTTGCCCTGCCGGACGAAGTTGGTCAGGTCGCCGCCGAAGGTGACGTTGAAGATCGCGTCGGGCTTCGAGGCTTCCAGCGCCTGCACGGTGGCGCCGGCATCGATGCGGCCGAGCGCCGGGAACTGCTCGGCGACGAACTCGACATCGGGCTTGGCCTTCTTCAGCAGTTCCTTGAACCACTTCACGGCCGACTGGCCATATTCGTAGTTCGGCGCCACGACGGCCCATTTCTTGGCCGGGAGCTTCGCGGCTTCCTCGACCAGCATCGCCGCCTGCATGTAGGTCGAGGGCCGCAGCCGGAAGGTGTAGCGGTTGCCCTTGGCCCAGACGAGCGCGTCGGAGAGCGGCTCGGAGGCGACATAGAGCCGCTTGTTCTGGTTGGCGAAGTCGGCGATCGCGAGACCGACATTCGAGAGGAAGCCGCCCGAGAGCAGGTCGACCTTCTCGGCGTTGATCAGGTCGCCGGCATGGCGCACCGCATCCTCAGGCTTGCCGCCGTCGTCGCGGAAGATCGTTTCGATCTTGCGGCCGAGCGCACCGCCATTGGCATTGATCTGCTCCAGCGCCAGTTCCCAGCCCTGACGATAGGGCTTCAGGAAGGCCGGCTGGGCCGTGTAGCTGTTGATTTCGCCCACCTTGATGGGCCCCGCCGCCTGGGCCCGCACCAGGGACGGCGCGGCGAGGATGGCGGCTCCGGCGGAGGCGCCGGCCAGAAGACTGCGACGGTCGATCGTCATGCCTGTTCCCCATGTCTGGCCCGGTGGCGGAGGCCCCGGTGCTCTTGGAAGATGTCGCATGCCGACGAAACCGCGTCAGCCGCGAATTCATTTGTATGCCTACGAATTTGAAGAGGCCCAAACTGCCTGTCAACGCCGAAAAATCAGCATGAACTGCGCAGGGCGGCGGCAGTGACGCAGCGGGCCCAGGCTCGGTTTGCCGTGGCAGTGGGCCCGGCAGAGGCATGATGCGGGGCACAGCCCACGGGATCTGCCGAAAAAATAGGACAACGATGCTGCCCTTTTGCGCTTGTGAGGCCGGCACGGCCTCCTTATATATGACGCACCGCAGCAGCGATGTTGCGTCGCCCTCCTTGGGCGTTTCCTCCCTAGACTTGGGCTGCGCTCACGCGCGGCCCTTTTTTCTGTCCGGTGGGTGGCAGCGCCCGCCTCGTCGCAACGAGACGGGCGGAAACAGCGGGCCACACCCGGCCTTCCGCCCTCAGCGCGAGAATTTCACCGGCACGGAGAGGGCGATCGTGCCGCCGCCCAGCCCTTCGGGCGGCGCCGGAACAGGGCTCGCCCGCCGGATCATCGCGACCGCCTCCTCGTCCAGCATCGCATCGCCCGAGCCGCCGACGAGGCGGGCCGAGACAACCCGCCCCGACCGGTCGATGCTGAACGACACCTGGACCGTGCCCGGATTGGCGCCACCGGGGAACCGCTTGTAGCGGTTGAGATGCGCCAGCAACGTGCCGCGCCAGCTCGCACGCGAGGCGGCGGAATCGGTGGCGGCCCCCTGGTTCGGCGCGGCCGCCGTCGGCGCGGCCTGCGCCTGCGCCATCGGCGCGCTCGTGCGCTCGGCCTGGGGCTTGTCCGGCTGGATCGGCTTGGCGCGCGCGACCACCTTCTTGGGCGGCTGCTTGCGCTCGACGATACGCGGCCGCACCGGCGGCGGAGGGGGCGGCGGCGGCGCCAGCACGGCCGCGGCGTCAGGCAGCGGCGGCAGCTCGGGGATCCTGATCTCGGGTTCGGGTTGGACCACGCGCTGCGGCTCCGGCTCGGGCGGCGGCTCGACCGGGGGCGGCGGTTCGACGACGGGCTCCGGCGGCACGGGCTCCGGCGGCGTCTCCACGACGGGCTCGGGCTGCGGTTCCGGCTGGGCCTCGACCATCTCGGGACCGGGCGCGACCTCCTGTGGCGGCGCCTCGGGGGCCACCGGAAGCGGCGCGAGTTCGATCATCACCGCGGCCGGCGGGGCGCCCATCGCGGCTTCGGCCCGCTGCCAGGTCACGATCATCCAGCCGGCGACGCCATGAGCGCCGGCGACGACGACCGCGGCGAGCGCCCAGCGCAGCAGCGCGGGCCAGAGCCGCGCCCAAAGCCCGGTCTGGCGACCGCTCAGGCTCGCGAGCCCGCTCATGGCCGGGGCCCTTCCGCCGGGGCGGCGGCGCCCTGCCCCGTATCCTCGAGACCGACCAGGGCGATCTTGAGATAGCCAGCCTGGCGCAGCAGGTTCATCACTTCCATCAGCTCGCGATAGGCGACGGCCCCGTCGGCCCGCAGGAAGACACGCTTCTCGCGATCGTTCTGGGTCTGCCGGTCGAGCGTCGCGCCCAACGCCGCGCGCGGCACGCCGTCATTGCCGAGCGCCAGCGACAGGTCGCTCTTCACCGTCAGGAACACCGGCGTGTCGGGCCTCGGCTGCGGCTGCGCGTTGGAGACCGGCAGGTCGACCGCGACATCCACCGTCGAGAGCGGGGCCGCGACCATGAAGATGATCAGCAGCACCAGGATCACGTCGATGAACGGCGTGACATTGATGTCGCTGACCTCGCCGAGGTCGCCGTCCTGCGCATCTTTCAGTGAAACGCCCATTGGCTCACTCCGCCGGCACGCGCGGCAGCGCGGGTTGGGCCGCCCCCGGCACCGCATGCAGCGAGGCGCGCGGGGTCGCAGCCGGCACCGGCTGGCGCTGCCGGCGCTCGAGATCGCGCGAGAGATGGCGCAGGATTTCGGCCGAGGCATCCGACAGCAGGGCGCGGTAGCCTGCGATCGAGCGCGCAAAGACGTTGTAGACGATCACGGCGGGAATGGCGGCCACGAGGCCGATCGCGGTCGCCAGCAGCGCCTCGGCGATACCGGGCGCGACCACGGCGAGATTGGTGGTCTTCGCCTGGCTGATGCCGATGAAGGAATTCATGATGCCCCAGACCGTGCCGAACAGGCCGACGAAGGGGGCCGTCGAGCCGATGGTCGCGAGCAGGCCGGTGCCGCGGGTCATCGCCCGCCCGGCGCGGGCCTCGATCCGCGACAGCGCGATCGCGACGCGCTCCTTGGTTCCCTCCTCGCCGAGATCGACGGACCGCCGAGTCTCGTCGAGCGCCGCGCCGAACAGCAGCCCGACATCACCGCGCGGGCGTCCCGTGCGGCCGGTCATGCCCTCGGCTGCGCCCGAGAGGCTGTCGGCGCCCTCGAGCCGCCGCAGCGCGCGCCCCGCCGCCGCCTTGGCGGTGGCCAGTTCGAGCGCCTTGGCGAGCCAGATCGTCCAGGTCACGACCGAGGCGAAGGCGAGCCCGACCATCACCGCCTTCACGACGATGTCGGCCGCCATGAACATGCCCCAGGGCGACAGATCATGCGGCATCGCCGCAGCCGCGGCCACGGGCGCCGCGGCGGGAAGGGCCGAGGCCGGCTGGACGGCCGGCGCGACCGGATGCGCCGTCGTCGGCGGCGCGATCCCGAGCTGCGGCAGCGCCGGCGGCAGCGCCATCGTCGGGACGGTCGCAGCCCCGCCGGGTTGAACCGGTGCGACGGTCGCCTGCGGCGCTGCAGGAGCCGGCTCGCCCTGCTGCGCCCACAGCGGCGTCAGGCTCGCCATCAGGCAGAGCAGGACCACGCCGAGCCGGCGCGGAAGAGCCCTCAGACCGGTCACAGCCGGGAGCGGGAGCGTGAAGGACGACACCGCCTTCTCCTTG
Proteins encoded in this region:
- the exbD gene encoding TonB system transport protein ExbD — its product is MGVSLKDAQDGDLGEVSDINVTPFIDVILVLLIIFMVAAPLSTVDVAVDLPVSNAQPQPRPDTPVFLTVKSDLSLALGNDGVPRAALGATLDRQTQNDREKRVFLRADGAVAYRELMEVMNLLRQAGYLKIALVGLEDTGQGAAAPAEGPRP
- a CDS encoding energy transducer TonB family protein, whose product is MSGLASLSGRQTGLWARLWPALLRWALAAVVVAGAHGVAGWMIVTWQRAEAAMGAPPAAVMIELAPLPVAPEAPPQEVAPGPEMVEAQPEPQPEPVVETPPEPVPPEPVVEPPPPVEPPPEPEPQRVVQPEPEIRIPELPPLPDAAAVLAPPPPPPPPVRPRIVERKQPPKKVVARAKPIQPDKPQAERTSAPMAQAQAAPTAAAPNQGAATDSAASRASWRGTLLAHLNRYKRFPGGANPGTVQVSFSIDRSGRVVSARLVGGSGDAMLDEEAVAMIRRASPVPAPPEGLGGGTIALSVPVKFSR
- a CDS encoding ABC transporter substrate-binding protein, which gives rise to MTIDRRSLLAGASAGAAILAAPSLVRAQAAGPIKVGEINSYTAQPAFLKPYRQGWELALEQINANGGALGRKIETIFRDDGGKPEDAVRHAGDLINAEKVDLLSGGFLSNVGLAIADFANQNKRLYVASEPLSDALVWAKGNRYTFRLRPSTYMQAAMLVEEAAKLPAKKWAVVAPNYEYGQSAVKWFKELLKKAKPDVEFVAEQFPALGRIDAGATVQALEASKPDAIFNVTFGGDLTNFVRQGNTRGLFEGRTVVSMLTGEPEYLDPLGAEAPVGWIVTGYPQADIKTPEHLKFREAYVKKFNDYPRLGSVVGFDTMNSIAAALTKAGSTDTEKLVDALKGLKFPSAFGAAEYRAIDHQSTLGAFVGKTALKDGKGTMVDWRYADGAKYLPSDEVVKTLRPAG
- the exbB gene encoding tonB-system energizer ExbB encodes the protein MASLTPLWAQQGEPAPAAPQATVAPVQPGGAATVPTMALPPALPQLGIAPPTTAHPVAPAVQPASALPAAAPVAAAAAMPHDLSPWGMFMAADIVVKAVMVGLAFASVVTWTIWLAKALELATAKAAAGRALRRLEGADSLSGAAEGMTGRTGRPRGDVGLLFGAALDETRRSVDLGEEGTKERVAIALSRIEARAGRAMTRGTGLLATIGSTAPFVGLFGTVWGIMNSFIGISQAKTTNLAVVAPGIAEALLATAIGLVAAIPAVIVYNVFARSIAGYRALLSDASAEILRHLSRDLERRQRQPVPAATPRASLHAVPGAAQPALPRVPAE